The following proteins are encoded in a genomic region of Streptomyces gobiensis:
- the ppdK gene encoding pyruvate, phosphate dikinase: MSENKDPHVAAPTSNAQKFVYAFTEGNKELKDLLGGKGANLAEMTNLGLPVPPGFTITTEACKVYLDSGTEPPALRDEVSAHLDALEQQMGKKLGQADNPLLVSVRSGAKFSMPGMMDTVLNIGLSDESVQGLAAQAGDERFAWDSYRRLIQMFGKTVLGVDGDLFEEALEEAKHSNGAATDVDLSAAQLKSLVEQFKDIVLKETGRDFPQEPREQMDLAVRAVFDSWNGERAKLYRRQERIPGDLGTAVNICSMVFGNLGPDSGTGVAFTRDPASGQQGVYGDYLQNAQGEDVVAGIRNTVPLADLEQLDKASYDQLMQIMETLETHYKDLCDIEFTIERGKLWMLQTRVGKRTAAAAFRIATQLVDQGLIDEAEALQRVNGAQLAQLMFPRFDDGAKADKIGRGIAASPGAAVGKAVFDSYTAIKWSRSGEKVILIRRETNPDDLDGMIAAEGILTSRGGKTSHAAVVARGMGKTCVCGAEELEVDTKRRQLTAPDPEGKGSIVIDEGDVVSIDGSTGKVYRGEVPVVPSPVVEYFEGRMHAGADDADELVQAVHRIMAYADRVRRLRVRANADNAEDASRARRFGAQGIGLCRTEHMFLGERRELVERLILADTDTERDSALAALLPLQKGDFKELFEAMDGLPVTVRLLDPPLHEFLPDITELSVRVALAESRKDANENDLRLLQAVHRLHEQNPMLGLRGVRLGLVIPGLFTMQVRAIAEAAAERMVAKGDPRAEIMIPLVGTVQELEIVREDAEKVIAEIEDFYGVDLKLTLGTMIELPRAALTAGQIAESADFFSFGTNDLTQTVWGFSRDDVEASFFTAYLEKGIFGVSPFETIDKDGVGKLVRDAAEAGRATRPDLKLGVCGEHGGDPESVHFFHEAGLDYVSCSPFRIPVARLEAGRAAAASDGSDSR; this comes from the coding sequence GTGTCGGAAAACAAAGATCCACACGTAGCAGCGCCTACTTCGAATGCTCAGAAGTTCGTGTACGCCTTCACTGAGGGCAATAAGGAGCTGAAGGACCTCCTCGGTGGGAAGGGGGCCAACCTCGCCGAGATGACCAACCTCGGTCTTCCCGTCCCTCCCGGGTTCACCATCACCACCGAGGCCTGCAAGGTCTACCTGGACTCCGGTACGGAGCCGCCCGCGCTGCGCGACGAGGTGAGCGCTCATCTGGACGCCCTTGAGCAGCAGATGGGCAAGAAGCTGGGCCAGGCCGACAACCCTCTCCTGGTCTCCGTCCGCTCCGGCGCCAAGTTCTCCATGCCCGGCATGATGGACACCGTCCTCAATATCGGGCTCTCCGATGAGTCCGTGCAGGGCCTGGCCGCCCAGGCCGGGGATGAGCGATTCGCCTGGGACTCCTACCGCCGCCTTATCCAGATGTTCGGCAAGACCGTGCTCGGTGTTGACGGCGACCTCTTCGAGGAGGCTCTGGAGGAGGCCAAGCACAGCAATGGCGCGGCCACCGATGTCGATCTGTCGGCCGCTCAGCTCAAGTCGCTCGTCGAGCAGTTCAAGGACATCGTCCTCAAGGAGACCGGGCGTGACTTCCCCCAGGAGCCGCGTGAGCAGATGGATCTGGCCGTCCGCGCGGTCTTTGACTCGTGGAACGGCGAGCGGGCCAAGCTCTACCGCCGCCAGGAGCGCATCCCCGGCGACCTCGGCACAGCCGTCAACATCTGCTCGATGGTCTTCGGAAACCTCGGCCCCGACTCCGGCACCGGAGTCGCCTTCACCCGCGACCCGGCCAGCGGACAGCAGGGTGTCTACGGCGACTACCTGCAGAACGCCCAGGGCGAGGATGTGGTCGCGGGCATCCGCAACACCGTGCCGCTCGCCGATCTGGAACAGCTGGACAAGGCGTCCTACGACCAGCTGATGCAGATCATGGAGACGCTCGAGACGCACTACAAGGACCTGTGCGACATCGAGTTCACCATTGAGCGCGGCAAGCTGTGGATGCTGCAGACCCGAGTCGGCAAGCGGACCGCCGCCGCGGCCTTCCGTATCGCCACCCAGCTGGTCGACCAGGGGCTGATCGACGAGGCCGAGGCACTTCAGCGGGTCAATGGGGCCCAGCTCGCGCAGCTGATGTTCCCGCGTTTTGACGACGGCGCGAAGGCCGACAAGATCGGCCGGGGTATCGCCGCCTCGCCGGGTGCCGCGGTCGGCAAGGCGGTCTTTGACTCCTACACCGCCATCAAGTGGTCCCGCTCAGGTGAGAAGGTCATCCTCATCCGCCGCGAGACCAACCCCGATGACCTCGACGGCATGATCGCGGCGGAGGGCATTCTCACCTCCCGTGGCGGCAAGACCTCACACGCGGCCGTGGTCGCCCGTGGCATGGGCAAGACCTGTGTCTGCGGCGCCGAGGAGCTTGAGGTCGACACCAAGCGGCGGCAGCTGACGGCTCCCGACCCGGAGGGGAAGGGCAGCATCGTCATCGACGAGGGCGATGTCGTCTCCATCGACGGCTCCACGGGCAAGGTCTACCGGGGTGAGGTCCCGGTGGTGCCCTCGCCGGTCGTCGAGTACTTCGAGGGCCGGATGCACGCGGGCGCCGATGACGCCGATGAGCTGGTCCAGGCGGTGCACCGGATCATGGCCTACGCCGACCGGGTGCGCCGGCTGCGGGTGCGGGCCAACGCCGACAACGCCGAGGACGCCTCCCGCGCCCGACGCTTCGGGGCGCAGGGCATCGGGCTGTGCCGTACCGAGCACATGTTCCTCGGCGAACGCCGTGAGCTGGTCGAGCGGCTGATCCTGGCCGATACGGACACCGAGCGGGACTCCGCGCTCGCCGCGCTGCTGCCGTTGCAGAAGGGCGACTTCAAGGAGCTCTTCGAGGCGATGGACGGGCTGCCGGTCACCGTACGGCTGCTGGACCCGCCGCTGCACGAGTTCCTGCCGGACATCACCGAGCTGTCGGTACGGGTGGCGCTCGCCGAGTCCCGCAAGGACGCCAACGAGAACGATCTGCGGCTCCTCCAGGCCGTACACCGGCTCCATGAGCAGAACCCGATGCTCGGCCTGCGCGGGGTGCGGCTCGGTCTGGTCATCCCGGGGCTGTTCACCATGCAGGTCCGGGCCATCGCCGAGGCCGCGGCCGAGCGCATGGTCGCCAAGGGCGACCCGCGCGCGGAGATCATGATCCCGCTGGTGGGCACCGTCCAGGAGCTGGAGATCGTCCGGGAGGATGCCGAAAAGGTCATCGCCGAGATCGAGGACTTCTACGGCGTCGATCTCAAGCTGACCCTGGGCACCATGATCGAGCTGCCCCGGGCGGCGCTGACCGCCGGTCAGATCGCCGAGTCCGCGGACTTCTTCTCCTTCGGCACGAACGACCTCACCCAGACCGTGTGGGGCTTCAGCCGGGACGATGTGGAGGCCAGCTTCTTCACCGCGTACCTGGAGAAGGGCATCTTCGGGGTCTCGCCCTTCGAGACCATCGACAAGGACGGCGTCGGCAAGCTCGTCCGGGACGCCGCCGAAGCGGGCCGGGCCACCCGCCCCGACCTCAAGCTCGGCGTCTGCGGTGAGCACGGCGGCGACCCGGAGTCGGTGCACTTCTTCCATGAGGCGGGCCTCGACTACGTCTCCTGCTCGCCGTTCCGCATTCCGGTCGCCCGGCTGGAGGCGGGCCGCGCGGCGGCGGCGTCGGACGGCAGCGACAGCCGCTGA
- a CDS encoding alkaline phosphatase PhoX: MERRNFLRGAVIAGSAAAFGGSLWRGAAVADPAQPGPSPYGPLNPADGNGIRLPERFSSRVIARSSRPVPGTSYTWHPAPDGGACFADGGGWIYVSNSEIGSTGGVGAVRFDPAGNITDAYRTLSGTNRNCAGGATPWNSWLSCEEVTRGYVFETDPWGVQDAVRRDAMGRFTHEAAAADPVRKVIYLTEDERDGCFYRFVPDIWGDLSSGTLEVLTEAGGTIGWATVPDPGGASGATRDQVAAAKRFDGGEGCHYAGNTCWFTTKGDNRVWQYNAESTTLELAYDAGAIGSGAPLTGVDNITGSSSGDLFVAEDGGNMEIVLITPDEIVAPFLRIEGQSRSEICGPAFSPDGTRLYFSSQRGTTGRSSGGITYEVTGPFRS; encoded by the coding sequence GTGGAACGTCGAAATTTCCTGCGCGGAGCAGTCATAGCCGGATCGGCGGCCGCCTTCGGCGGCTCGTTATGGCGCGGCGCCGCCGTGGCCGACCCCGCCCAGCCCGGCCCCAGCCCCTATGGGCCCCTCAACCCGGCCGACGGCAACGGCATCCGGCTGCCCGAGCGCTTCAGCAGCCGGGTGATCGCACGCTCCAGCCGGCCGGTGCCCGGCACCTCCTACACCTGGCACCCCGCCCCGGACGGCGGCGCCTGCTTCGCCGATGGAGGAGGGTGGATCTATGTGTCCAACTCCGAGATCGGCTCGACCGGCGGCGTCGGCGCGGTCCGCTTCGACCCCGCCGGGAACATCACCGACGCCTACCGCACGCTCAGCGGCACGAACCGCAACTGTGCGGGCGGCGCCACCCCGTGGAACAGCTGGCTCTCCTGCGAGGAGGTCACCCGGGGCTATGTCTTCGAGACCGACCCCTGGGGCGTCCAGGACGCCGTCAGGCGGGACGCGATGGGCCGGTTCACGCATGAGGCAGCGGCCGCCGACCCGGTCCGCAAGGTCATCTACCTCACCGAGGACGAGCGGGACGGCTGCTTCTATCGCTTCGTCCCCGACATCTGGGGCGATCTGTCCAGCGGCACCCTGGAGGTGCTGACCGAGGCGGGCGGCACGATCGGCTGGGCGACCGTCCCCGATCCCGGCGGCGCGTCCGGGGCGACCCGCGACCAGGTCGCCGCCGCCAAGCGGTTCGACGGCGGCGAGGGCTGCCACTACGCGGGCAACACCTGCTGGTTCACCACCAAGGGCGACAACCGGGTATGGCAGTACAACGCGGAGAGCACCACCCTTGAGTTGGCCTACGACGCCGGTGCGATCGGCAGCGGCGCACCGCTGACCGGCGTTGACAACATCACCGGCAGCAGCTCGGGTGATCTCTTCGTCGCGGAGGACGGCGGCAATATGGAGATCGTCCTCATCACCCCGGACGAGATCGTCGCTCCGTTCCTGCGGATCGAGGGCCAGTCCCGCTCGGAGATTTGCGGCCCGGCCTTCTCCCCCGATGGGACCCGGCTGTACTTCTCCAGCCAGCGCGGCACCACCGGCAGATCCTCGGGCGGTATCACCTATGAGGTGACCGGCCCCTTCCGTTCATAA
- a CDS encoding peptidoglycan DD-metalloendopeptidase family protein yields MSRGRHRRQRKPLISRHVSRVSLALTAGGAGIALPLATAGSASAAPVSVWDKVAECESNGNWSINTGNGFYGGLQFQQSSWAAAAGTQYAPRADQATKDQQIATAEKLLAMQGPNAWPVCGPRAGLSKNSGAPDISPEGKEQSAPQAKAKAQPEAKPQPQPKPQQKQEPEQKSEESYTVVSGDTLYGIATARSIEGGWPTVYEANRETVGSDPDLIFPGQELTLAEGEAKPQQPKAPQPKAPEPKPEQAKPEKKPEQPKPEPKQEKPEAPAQKSDSDTGASNATGYSAPVDSRPTTPYRATGSSWSSGYHTGVDFAVPTGTPVKAVTSGTVVSAGWGGSYGNEVVIKHADGRYSQYAHLSSLSVRPGQSVSNGQQIGRSGSTGNSTGPHLHFEVRTSPNYGSDIDPLAYLRSHGVSI; encoded by the coding sequence ATGTCTCGCGGTCGTCATCGCCGTCAGCGCAAACCCCTGATATCCCGTCATGTCTCCCGCGTTTCTCTCGCCCTGACCGCCGGTGGTGCGGGTATAGCCCTTCCGCTGGCCACGGCGGGCAGCGCGAGTGCCGCCCCCGTCTCCGTCTGGGACAAGGTCGCCGAGTGCGAGAGCAACGGCAACTGGTCCATCAACACCGGCAATGGCTTCTATGGCGGCCTGCAGTTCCAGCAGTCGAGCTGGGCAGCCGCGGCCGGCACCCAGTACGCCCCGCGCGCTGACCAGGCCACCAAGGACCAGCAGATCGCCACCGCCGAGAAGCTGCTCGCCATGCAGGGCCCGAACGCCTGGCCGGTCTGCGGTCCGCGTGCCGGGCTCAGCAAGAACAGCGGCGCCCCGGACATCAGCCCGGAGGGCAAGGAGCAGTCCGCCCCGCAGGCCAAGGCCAAGGCCCAGCCGGAAGCCAAGCCGCAGCCGCAGCCCAAGCCGCAGCAGAAGCAGGAGCCGGAGCAGAAGTCCGAGGAGTCCTACACCGTCGTCAGCGGTGACACCCTGTACGGGATCGCCACGGCGAGGAGCATCGAGGGCGGCTGGCCGACCGTCTACGAGGCCAACCGGGAGACCGTCGGCAGCGACCCGGACCTGATCTTCCCCGGCCAGGAGCTCACCCTCGCCGAGGGCGAGGCCAAGCCGCAGCAGCCGAAGGCACCGCAGCCCAAGGCACCGGAGCCCAAGCCGGAGCAGGCGAAGCCGGAGAAGAAGCCCGAGCAGCCGAAGCCCGAGCCGAAGCAGGAGAAGCCCGAGGCTCCGGCCCAGAAGTCGGACAGCGACACCGGTGCCAGCAACGCCACCGGCTACTCCGCCCCGGTCGACTCCAGGCCGACCACGCCCTACCGTGCCACCGGCTCCAGCTGGTCCAGCGGCTATCACACCGGCGTTGACTTCGCCGTGCCCACGGGCACCCCGGTCAAGGCGGTCACCTCGGGCACCGTGGTCTCCGCGGGCTGGGGCGGCTCGTACGGCAACGAGGTCGTCATCAAGCACGCCGACGGCCGCTACAGCCAGTACGCCCACCTCTCGTCGCTGTCCGTGCGGCCGGGCCAGTCCGTCAGCAACGGTCAGCAGATCGGCCGGTCCGGCTCGACCGGCAACAGCACCGGCCCGCATCTGCACTTCGAGGTCCGCACCAGCCCCAACTACGGCTCGGACATCGACCCGCTGGCCTACCTCCGCTCGCACGGCGTGTCCATCTGA
- a CDS encoding ROK family transcriptional regulator, whose amino-acid sequence MSPTTASQASAGHLLRLVRSGQATTRGELLRATGLSRSTVGQRLDQLFRAGWIREGVSAPAGTPNGGRPSVRLEFDGSHAVVLAADLDTRHGRAAVLDLSGTVLAEHTGQLLIEDGPDPVLDQLGQWFITLLKDSGTAPDTVCGVGLSVPGPVDWASGRVVQPPIMPGWDRHPIPEGMRRSLGLGPLPVLVDNDANLMAFAEQRTGHPDCAALLLVKASTGIGAGVVVGGEIYRGIDGGAGDIGHIRLHDRLDALCMCGSHGCLAAVASGRALARELTAAGVPAASGSDVRDRLAVGQPEAVRLAQQAGRRVGEVLGTVVTLLNPGVLLIAGDLAGTPFLTGVREVLYQRAMPRTTAHLQVGTSALGDRAGVLGAGAMVVEHLYAPGRADARLAALHG is encoded by the coding sequence ATGTCGCCGACAACAGCGAGCCAGGCAAGCGCGGGCCATCTGCTGCGGCTGGTCCGCAGCGGTCAGGCGACCACACGCGGGGAACTGCTGCGCGCCACCGGGCTGTCCAGGTCCACCGTGGGGCAGCGGCTCGATCAGCTCTTCAGGGCCGGCTGGATCCGGGAGGGCGTGAGCGCACCAGCGGGCACCCCGAATGGCGGACGGCCCTCGGTGCGGCTGGAGTTCGACGGCTCGCACGCCGTCGTGCTCGCCGCCGATCTGGACACCCGGCACGGCCGGGCGGCGGTGCTGGACCTCAGCGGCACGGTGCTGGCCGAGCATACCGGTCAGCTGCTCATCGAGGACGGCCCCGACCCGGTGCTCGACCAGCTCGGGCAGTGGTTCATCACGCTGCTCAAGGACTCCGGGACGGCCCCCGACACGGTCTGCGGTGTCGGACTGTCCGTACCCGGCCCGGTGGACTGGGCCTCCGGGCGGGTGGTCCAGCCGCCGATCATGCCGGGCTGGGACCGGCATCCGATCCCCGAGGGGATGCGGCGGTCGCTCGGTCTGGGACCGCTGCCCGTTCTGGTCGACAATGACGCGAATCTGATGGCCTTCGCCGAGCAGCGCACCGGGCATCCCGACTGTGCCGCCCTGCTTCTGGTGAAGGCCTCCACCGGAATCGGCGCCGGGGTCGTGGTGGGCGGCGAGATCTACCGCGGCATTGACGGCGGTGCCGGGGACATTGGCCATATCCGGCTGCACGACCGGCTGGACGCCCTGTGCATGTGCGGCTCACATGGCTGCCTCGCGGCGGTCGCCAGTGGCCGGGCACTGGCCCGGGAACTCACCGCCGCCGGGGTCCCGGCCGCCTCCGGCTCGGATGTACGCGACCGGCTCGCCGTCGGTCAGCCCGAGGCGGTCCGGCTGGCCCAGCAGGCCGGCCGTCGGGTGGGGGAGGTGCTGGGCACCGTGGTCACGCTGCTCAACCCGGGGGTTCTGCTGATCGCGGGTGATCTGGCGGGGACGCCGTTCCTCACGGGGGTGCGGGAGGTGCTCTACCAGCGGGCCATGCCTCGCACGACCGCCCACCTACAGGTGGGCACCTCCGCTCTCGGCGACCGGGCTGGGGTACTGGGGGCCGGCGCGATGGTGGTGGAGCACCTTTACGCGCCCGGCCGAGCCGACGCACGGCTGGCAGCCCTTCACGGCTAG
- a CDS encoding MGH1-like glycoside hydrolase domain-containing protein, with protein MEHVVQQDGCPRVRFTERGAVTAQHARRVLSRNWTGSSTVPSHSLYPHQWSWDSAFIAIGLRHLSALRAQRELETLLAAQWGDGRIPHIVFNPAIPHEAYFPSPDFWRSTTAGAAAGAPTRTETSGIVQPPVHALAAWLVHRADPGASWRRGFLPRLYPRLAAWHRYLTERRDLGGHGLVSVIHPWEPGMDNSPCWDGPLARITPAAAHSFRRADLGHGAAIDRPTDLDYGRYVRLAADYRDRGYHDHGQAETAHPFAVEDPGVNSLLIASEHALAGIALALGRDPAGHLDRARRLTEALIRRMWHPDMGQFLCHDVRAGAPIRERGVAGLLPLIVPGLPGDIAAALLRTATGEHFGLGGSARLVPSYDLRGPAFDPHRYWRGPAWFNVNWLLERGLRQHGHLERADELRSAALTAAAASGFAEYVDPYTGEARGTRDFSWTAALTLDLLAEPEGGTHR; from the coding sequence ATGGAACATGTGGTTCAGCAGGACGGCTGTCCGCGGGTCCGGTTCACCGAGCGCGGCGCGGTCACCGCCCAGCACGCGCGGCGTGTGCTGAGCCGCAACTGGACGGGCAGCTCAACCGTGCCCTCGCACAGCCTCTACCCGCACCAGTGGAGTTGGGACTCCGCGTTCATCGCCATCGGGCTGCGTCATCTGTCAGCGCTACGTGCTCAGCGGGAGTTGGAGACACTGCTCGCCGCCCAGTGGGGCGACGGACGTATCCCGCATATCGTCTTCAATCCGGCGATACCCCATGAAGCGTACTTTCCCAGCCCGGACTTCTGGCGCTCCACCACCGCGGGCGCCGCCGCCGGTGCCCCCACCCGGACCGAAACCTCCGGAATTGTGCAGCCACCCGTGCACGCGCTCGCCGCATGGCTGGTGCACCGCGCCGATCCCGGTGCCTCCTGGCGGCGCGGTTTTCTCCCCCGGCTCTACCCCCGGCTGGCGGCCTGGCACCGCTATCTCACCGAGCGCCGGGACCTGGGCGGCCATGGCCTGGTGTCGGTCATCCACCCATGGGAGCCCGGGATGGACAACAGTCCCTGCTGGGACGGCCCGTTGGCACGCATCACCCCCGCTGCCGCCCACTCGTTCCGGCGCGCGGACCTCGGCCATGGGGCCGCCATCGACCGGCCCACCGATCTCGACTACGGCCGGTATGTCCGGCTTGCGGCCGACTACCGCGACCGCGGCTACCACGACCATGGCCAGGCGGAAACGGCACACCCCTTCGCCGTTGAGGACCCAGGCGTCAACTCCCTGCTCATCGCCTCGGAGCACGCCCTCGCCGGGATCGCGCTGGCACTCGGCCGCGACCCGGCCGGTCATCTGGACCGGGCGCGGCGGCTCACCGAGGCACTGATACGGCGGATGTGGCACCCCGACATGGGGCAGTTCCTCTGCCATGACGTACGAGCCGGCGCGCCCATCCGGGAACGCGGTGTGGCCGGGCTGCTGCCGCTCATCGTGCCCGGGCTGCCGGGCGACATCGCCGCCGCGCTGCTGCGCACGGCCACCGGCGAGCACTTCGGCCTGGGCGGCTCGGCCCGGCTGGTGCCCAGCTACGATCTGCGCGGCCCCGCCTTCGATCCGCACCGCTACTGGCGCGGGCCCGCCTGGTTCAACGTCAACTGGCTGCTGGAGCGCGGTCTTCGGCAGCACGGACACCTGGAGCGGGCCGACGAACTGCGGTCCGCCGCGCTGACCGCGGCGGCCGCCTCCGGTTTCGCCGAGTACGTCGATCCGTACACCGGGGAGGCGCGCGGCACCCGCGACTTCAGCTGGACGGCCGCGCTCACCCTCGATCTGCTGGCCGAGCCCGAGGGAGGCACCCACCGATGA
- a CDS encoding glycogen debranching N-terminal domain-containing protein has translation MTTAEHRLLVHSGTFAAVGPSGDITGARGLSPDGLFLRDARHLSRWQLTVDGTTPTVLVPASDGPTASAVLTPAGSRAEPPAHTVFREQSVTAGALIERIRLTSNRAQADMARLALTVDADFADQFELRSDHRWYEKPGAVRTRETLPDGVEFGYRRREWYSRTVVTADPPPEAVEETGSGARRLVWDLELAPHGSVELALRVTAYPYGAPDPATAPEDDPEDLADEHTAGPLSYGPGVWPELTRACEQGLADLAGLRVPATGPDGEPLRVPAAGVPWFLALFGRDALMTSLFALPYRPSLATATLPALAATQATAEDAKDPARIAQPGKIVHEVRHGELAHFGQVPFGSYYGSVDGTPLFLVLLGACTERTGDDKLARRLEPHARAAVEWMFRYGGLEERGYLHYRAHEGGLANQSWKDSPDAICFADGEQAKGVITAAAAQGYAYDALRHTARLAQTVWDDTKFATRLEQAAEELRSRFLRDFWLPEQHFPALALDGDGRQVDALASDAGHLLWSGILDHERGQATGRRLLEPDFFSGWGIRTLAAGQRAYHPLSYHRGSVWPHDNAVIALGLARYGLHGEARTVAHALTTIAEREGYRLPEVIAGYDRDEHPEPVPYPHACSPQAWAAAAPLALLTAVGG, from the coding sequence ATGACCACAGCGGAGCACCGGCTTCTCGTCCACAGCGGCACCTTCGCCGCAGTGGGGCCGTCCGGCGATATCACCGGCGCGCGCGGCCTCTCCCCCGACGGGCTCTTTCTGCGCGACGCCCGCCATCTGAGCCGCTGGCAGCTGACGGTCGACGGCACCACCCCCACCGTGCTGGTGCCCGCCTCCGACGGACCGACGGCCTCCGCCGTGCTGACCCCGGCCGGCAGCCGCGCCGAACCACCCGCGCACACCGTCTTCCGCGAACAGTCGGTGACGGCGGGCGCGCTCATCGAGCGGATCCGGCTCACCAGCAATCGCGCCCAGGCCGATATGGCCCGGCTGGCGCTCACCGTGGACGCTGACTTCGCCGACCAGTTCGAGCTGCGCTCCGACCATCGCTGGTATGAGAAACCGGGTGCGGTGCGCACCCGTGAAACCCTCCCCGACGGCGTGGAGTTCGGCTACCGGCGCCGGGAGTGGTACTCCCGCACCGTGGTGACCGCCGACCCGCCGCCGGAGGCGGTGGAGGAGACCGGCAGCGGCGCCCGGCGGCTGGTGTGGGACCTGGAGCTGGCCCCGCACGGCTCCGTGGAGCTGGCCCTGCGGGTCACCGCGTATCCGTATGGCGCCCCGGATCCGGCCACCGCTCCCGAGGACGACCCGGAGGATCTGGCGGACGAACACACCGCGGGCCCGCTCTCGTACGGGCCCGGCGTATGGCCGGAGCTGACCCGCGCCTGTGAACAGGGGCTGGCCGACCTCGCCGGGCTACGGGTCCCGGCCACCGGCCCCGACGGTGAACCGCTGCGGGTGCCCGCCGCCGGGGTGCCGTGGTTTCTGGCGCTGTTCGGCCGTGATGCCCTGATGACCTCGCTCTTCGCCCTGCCCTACCGGCCCTCACTGGCCACCGCCACGCTGCCCGCGCTGGCGGCGACCCAGGCGACCGCCGAAGACGCCAAGGACCCAGCGCGGATCGCCCAGCCCGGCAAGATCGTGCATGAGGTGCGCCATGGTGAGCTGGCACACTTCGGGCAGGTGCCCTTCGGGAGTTACTACGGCTCGGTCGACGGCACCCCGCTCTTTCTGGTGCTGCTGGGCGCGTGCACCGAGCGGACCGGGGACGACAAGCTGGCCCGGCGCCTTGAGCCGCACGCCCGCGCCGCGGTGGAGTGGATGTTCCGGTACGGCGGGCTGGAGGAGCGCGGCTACCTCCACTACCGCGCCCATGAGGGCGGGCTGGCCAACCAGAGCTGGAAGGACTCCCCCGACGCGATCTGCTTCGCCGACGGCGAGCAGGCCAAGGGCGTCATCACCGCCGCGGCGGCGCAGGGCTACGCGTATGACGCGCTACGGCACACCGCGCGGCTGGCCCAAACCGTCTGGGACGACACCAAGTTCGCCACCCGCCTGGAGCAGGCCGCCGAAGAGCTGCGGTCCCGTTTCCTGCGGGACTTCTGGCTCCCGGAGCAGCACTTTCCCGCGCTGGCGCTGGACGGGGATGGCCGCCAGGTCGACGCGCTCGCCTCCGATGCCGGGCATCTGCTGTGGTCCGGCATCCTCGACCATGAACGGGGCCAGGCCACTGGACGACGGCTGCTGGAGCCGGACTTCTTCTCCGGCTGGGGCATCCGCACGCTCGCGGCGGGCCAGCGCGCGTACCACCCGCTCTCCTATCACCGGGGCAGCGTCTGGCCGCATGACAACGCGGTGATCGCTCTCGGGCTGGCCCGCTACGGGCTGCACGGTGAGGCCCGTACGGTCGCGCACGCGCTGACCACCATCGCGGAACGTGAGGGTTACCGGCTGCCCGAGGTGATCGCCGGGTACGACCGCGATGAGCACCCGGAACCGGTGCCCTACCCACACGCCTGCTCCCCCCAGGCCTGGGCGGCGGCGGCCCCACTGGCGCTGCTCACAGCCGTGGGCGGCTAG
- the dusB gene encoding tRNA dihydrouridine synthase DusB — translation MTQPLRIGPHVIQPPVVLAPMAGITNAPFRTLCREFAEGARGYGGRPPGDHSSGGKGLFVSEMITTRALVERNEKTMQLVHFDETEKPRSIQLYGVDPATVGKAARMIADEDLADHIDLNFGCPVPKVTRKGGGSALPYKRQLLRDILREAVRNADGLPVTMKMRKGIDDDHLTYLDAGRIAVDEGVTAIALHGRTAAQHYGGTADWDAIARLKETVPEIPVLGNGDIWSADDAVRMMRETGCDGVVVGRGCLGRPWLFGDLVAAFDGRGPAAYARPTLREVGDVMVRHAQLLGEWLNDEARGVIDFRKHVAWYTKGFSVGSEMRQRLAVSSSLAQLRTLLDELDLDQPWPPGADGPRGRTSGRSRVVLPEGWLNDPYECSAVSAEAELDTSGG, via the coding sequence ATGACCCAGCCGCTCCGCATCGGCCCCCACGTCATCCAGCCCCCGGTGGTGCTGGCCCCGATGGCGGGGATCACCAATGCTCCGTTCCGGACGCTGTGCCGGGAATTCGCCGAAGGCGCGCGGGGGTACGGGGGTCGTCCCCCGGGGGATCACAGCAGTGGCGGCAAAGGGCTCTTCGTCAGCGAGATGATCACCACCCGGGCGCTGGTCGAGCGCAATGAGAAGACCATGCAGCTCGTCCACTTCGACGAGACCGAGAAGCCCCGCTCCATCCAGCTCTACGGTGTCGATCCGGCCACCGTCGGCAAGGCCGCCCGCATGATCGCGGACGAGGATCTGGCCGACCACATCGACCTGAACTTCGGCTGCCCGGTGCCCAAGGTGACCCGCAAGGGCGGCGGCTCCGCGCTGCCGTACAAGCGGCAGCTGCTGCGTGACATCCTCCGCGAGGCGGTGCGCAACGCGGACGGGCTGCCGGTGACCATGAAGATGCGCAAGGGCATCGACGACGACCACCTCACCTACCTCGACGCCGGGCGGATCGCCGTCGACGAGGGCGTGACCGCGATCGCGCTGCACGGCCGGACCGCCGCGCAGCACTACGGCGGCACCGCCGACTGGGACGCGATCGCCCGGCTCAAGGAGACCGTCCCGGAGATCCCGGTCCTGGGCAACGGCGACATCTGGTCGGCCGACGACGCGGTACGCATGATGCGGGAAACCGGCTGCGACGGAGTCGTGGTCGGACGCGGCTGCCTCGGGCGGCCGTGGCTCTTCGGCGATCTGGTCGCGGCCTTCGACGGACGCGGCCCCGCTGCCTACGCCCGGCCCACGCTCCGTGAGGTCGGTGATGTGATGGTGCGGCACGCCCAGTTGCTGGGGGAGTGGCTGAACGATGAGGCGCGCGGCGTCATCGACTTCCGCAAGCATGTGGCGTGGTATACGAAAGGCTTCTCGGTCGGCTCCGAAATGCGTCAGCGGCTTGCCGTCAGCTCCTCGCTGGCGCAGCTGCGCACGCTGCTGGATGAGCTGGATCTGGACCAGCCGTGGCCGCCCGGCGCGGATGGTCCGCGCGGGCGGACGTCTGGGCGCAGCCGGGTCGTCCTGCCGGAGGGGTGGCTGAACGATCCGTATGAGTGCTCGGCGGTCAGCGCGGAGGCGGAGCTGGATACGTCCGGCGGCTAG